Proteins encoded together in one Eublepharis macularius isolate TG4126 chromosome 2, MPM_Emac_v1.0, whole genome shotgun sequence window:
- the LOC129324239 gene encoding olfactory receptor 1019-like, with amino-acid sequence MAQNNHSIVTEFILGFTDHPELQPIIFLLFLMIYVVVILGNTGIILLTTLDTHLHTPMYFFLSNLAFVDVGYSTTVVPSLLMTFVADNKAVPLPGCAMQFFFFCVFITIDVCLLAIMAYDRFTAICSPLLYHATMSKKLCIALVLSAYICGFVNSATQTSLIFTLSFCSSNVINHFLCDLLPILKVSCSSTQMSNMVHFVFTIVIVVTSFMTILISYIYIIFAILQIRSAQGRYKAFSTCASHLTAVTLFFGTITFMYMRPNSSVSMDKDKIVSVFYTLVIPMLNPLIYSLRNKDMKDAFIRVIGKIH; translated from the coding sequence ATGGCACAAAATAATCACAGTATTGTCACTGAATTCATCCTCGGCTTTACGGACCATCCAGAGCTGCAACCTATTATCTTCCTGCTATTTCTGATGATCTATGTGGTCGTAATCCTGGGGAATACAGGCATAATCTTATTAACCACACTTGACACACACCTTCACACCCCCATGTACTTTTTCCTCAGCAATCTGGCCTTTGTCGATGTGGGTTATTCTACTACCGTTGTTCCCAGTTTGCTGATGACCTTTGTGGCAGACAACAAAGCTGTTCCACTCCCAGGGTGTGCTATGCAGttcttctttttctgtgtgtttATCACAATTGATGTTTGCCTTCTGGCCATTATGGCTTATGATCGCTTCACTGCCATTTGCAGTCCATTACTCTATCATGCTACCATGTCTAAGAAGCTTTGCATTGCCTTAGTATTAAGTGCATATATCTGTGGCTTTGTAAATTCTGCTACTCAGACTTCATTGATATTTACCCTGTCCTTTTGCAGTTCAAATGTCATCAATCATTTCCTTTGTGACCTCCTTCCCATCCTAAAAGTCTCCTGTTCAAGCACGCAGATGTCTAACATGGTGCACTTTGTTTTTACTATTGTAATAGTAGTGACATCTTTTATGACTATCCTCATCTCTTATATCTATATAATTTTTGCCATCTTACAGATTCGCTCTGCTCAGGGAAGATACAAAGCTTTTTCCACCTGTGCTTCTCACCTGACAGCTGTCACACTCTTCTTTGGAACCATCACCTTCATGTACATGAGGCCCAATTCATCAGTCTCAATGGATAAAGACAAAATTGTTTCAGTATTTTATACTCTTGTGATCCCAATGCTCAACCCATTAATATACAGCTTGAGGAACAAAGACATGAAGGATGCTTTCATAAGGGTAATTGGGAAGATCCATTGA